Proteins encoded in a region of the Burkholderia ubonensis subsp. mesacidophila genome:
- a CDS encoding TerD family protein has product MINLSKGGRLNLSKEAPGTQKFRIGLGWDANATDTGADFDLDVSVFLCKYDAQNNPKLISDQHFVFYNSEVRTMERTDTFIQPGDDFPKRGMPASKCLGVVHSGDNRTGSGDGDDEVIFIDVTKLAADVEEISVVVTIDQAAARRQNFGQVRNSYIQIADEVTGAVIAKYALEEDFSMETSVQVGSFYRRDGHFMFKAVGAGYNRGLGDFVRAYGGVV; this is encoded by the coding sequence ATGATCAATTTGTCGAAGGGCGGTCGCCTCAACCTGTCGAAAGAGGCGCCCGGCACGCAGAAATTCCGCATCGGCCTCGGTTGGGATGCGAACGCGACGGACACGGGGGCGGATTTCGATCTCGACGTGTCGGTGTTCCTGTGCAAGTACGACGCGCAGAACAATCCGAAGCTGATCTCCGACCAGCACTTCGTGTTCTACAACAGCGAAGTGCGCACGATGGAACGCACGGACACCTTCATCCAGCCCGGCGACGATTTCCCGAAGCGCGGGATGCCGGCGTCGAAGTGCCTCGGCGTCGTCCATAGCGGCGACAACCGCACCGGCAGCGGCGACGGGGACGACGAGGTGATCTTCATCGACGTGACGAAGCTCGCGGCGGACGTCGAGGAAATCTCGGTGGTCGTCACGATCGACCAGGCCGCCGCGCGCCGCCAGAACTTCGGGCAGGTGCGCAACAGCTACATCCAGATCGCCGACGAGGTGACGGGCGCCGTGATCGCGAAGTATGCGCTCGAAGAGGACTTCTCGATGGAGACGTCGGTGCAGGTCGGCAGCTTCTACCGGCGCGACGGCCATTTCATGTTCAAGGCGGTCGGCGCGGGCTACAACCGCGGCCTCGGCGATTTCGTCCGGGCCTACGGCGGCGTGGTCTGA